A single Pan paniscus chromosome 21, NHGRI_mPanPan1-v2.0_pri, whole genome shotgun sequence DNA region contains:
- the CSTL1 gene encoding cystatin-like 1 encodes MGIRCWRNPLLLLIALVLSAKLGHFQRWEGFQQKLMSKKNMNSTLNFFIQSYNNASNDTYLYRVQKLIRSQMQLTTGVEYVVTVKIGRTKCKRNDTSNSSCPLQSKKLRKSLICESLIYTMPWINYFQLWNNSCLEAKHVGRNLG; translated from the exons ATGGGGATCAGATGCTGGAGAAACCCCCTGCTGCTGCTGATTGCCCTGGTCCTGTCAGCCAAGCTGGGTCACTTCCAAAGGTGGGAGGGCTTCCAGCAGAAGCTCATGAGCAAGAAGAACATGAATTCGACACTCAACTTCTTCATTCAATCCTACAACAATGCCAGCAACGACACCTACTTATATCGAGTCCAGAAGCTAATTCGAAGTCAGATGCAG CTGACGACGGGAGTGGAGTATGTAGTCACTGTGAAGATTGGCCGGACCAAATGCAAGAGGAATGACACGAGCAATTCTTCCTGCCCCCTGCAAAGCAAGAAGCTGAGAAAG AGTTTAATTTGCGAGTCTTTGATATACACCATGCCCTGGATAAACTATTTCCAGCTCTGGAACAATTCCTGTCTGGAGGCCAAGCATGTGGGCAGAAACCTCGGATGA
- the CST11 gene encoding cystatin-11 isoform X2, whose product MMAEPWQALQLLLAILLTLMALPYQARKKTFLSIHEVMAVENYAKDSLQWITDQYNKESDDKYHFRIFRVLKVQRQQVNCFFSVFAVPWFEQYKILNKSCSSD is encoded by the exons ATGATGGCTGAGCCCTGGCAGGCCCTACAGCTCCTGTTGGCCATTCTATTGACTCTGATGGCCCTCCCCTACCAAGCAAGGAAGAAAACCTTTCTAAGCATCCATGAAGTGATGGCAGTAGAAAACTATGCGAAGGACAGCTTGCAGTGGATCACCGACCAGTATAACAAGGAAAGTGATGACAAGTACCACTTCAGGATCTTCCGAGTCCTTAAAGTCCAGAGGCAG caaGTCAACTGCTTCTTCTCAGTGTTTGCTGTACCCTGGTTTGAACAGTACAAAATTCTGAACAAAAGCTGCAGCAGTGACTAG
- the CST11 gene encoding cystatin-11 isoform X1: MMAEPWQALQLLLAILLTLMALPYQARKKTFLSIHEVMAVENYAKDSLQWITDQYNKESDDKYHFRIFRVLKVQRQITDHLEYHLNVEMQRTTCQKPETTNCVLQEGELHKQVNCFFSVFAVPWFEQYKILNKSCSSD, from the exons ATGATGGCTGAGCCCTGGCAGGCCCTACAGCTCCTGTTGGCCATTCTATTGACTCTGATGGCCCTCCCCTACCAAGCAAGGAAGAAAACCTTTCTAAGCATCCATGAAGTGATGGCAGTAGAAAACTATGCGAAGGACAGCTTGCAGTGGATCACCGACCAGTATAACAAGGAAAGTGATGACAAGTACCACTTCAGGATCTTCCGAGTCCTTAAAGTCCAGAGGCAG ATCACTGACCACCTGGAGTATCACCTGAACGTGGAAATGCAGCGGACCACCTGCCAAAAGCCAGAGACCACAAACTGTGTCCTCCAGGAAGGGGAGCTTCACAAG caaGTCAACTGCTTCTTCTCAGTGTTTGCTGTACCCTGGTTTGAACAGTACAAAATTCTGAACAAAAGCTGCAGCAGTGACTAG